TTTTCTTCAATGAAACATATTCGGATTCCAATAACTATAatctattaaataattatatattaaaggaGAATTACCTTCATTGCATAGCACAAGTAGTGTGTTCTGACATTACatcacataatatttttttaaagtattttttatttataaatatattaaaaatatatatatttaaaaaaatattattttttttcacatcatcacataaaaatactaaaaaaattattaatttaatattttttaaaatgaaaccaCTCTTGAAACACATAGAAAAACAGAAACTACCACGCTCCTGAGCActaacaaaacccaaaaaaatatcttaaaatccAGAATCCTTCATGAAGAAGGAAACCATATTATACTGTTAAAAGGGTTTAATAGCCACGAGAAAGAAAAAGCttcaataccaaaaaaaaagaaaaaaaaaaaggaaaaagaattcAAACTATACGCCTTTTGCACTACGTGAAAGCATCCAGCTCATTTCAGTACTCATCTGTCTCCCATTTTCTCCCATCCATGGAACAGATCGCTTTCATGTTGTGATGACAGGGGACGCATATATTACTCTGATTTTACTTTAAAACAAGTCAGGTGagtttttggagaaaaaaacgaaaacataattctttattttttttattgcttaccctcccaataaataaattaaaaaaaaaatgagaatagtCCCGTCTAGGGTTCGTGATTcctcttttaataaatatatcttttaaaaattaaatttatattctcATCTTTGCAGAAATATAGCAGTATCTTGACCGCTGGACcaataataacatcataataattctttatttgagtctgttgttttaatttctataatCTTTATTAACGATGCAGCCTTTCGGTACAATGATGTTGAAATCCGAAGGCTGTTTGCACAAAAACCATTTGACCAGGCGATGGATAATTTAAACTTGTCAAGAGTCTCACACCAGAAAAATAATTCTGATACATTTCTGCTGGCAGAGAAGTGGCTCGCTCGACGTTTTCAGAGCAACTtgcatattaatattatttcccTTCTCTGCAATCCGTCAAGATGATTGcagccaaaaataaaaaataaagggaaagaaGATTAGATTGTCAGGCCATGTATTTATGCTGGATTAGCCAGCTACAGATCAACACCGACATCACTTTTATGTAGCTGTTATCGATATTTTTCCAATTAACATGACTATTTTCATGTTAATATTCTTATATAGAGAATAATATACTAGATTGGTGGTCGCATAACATCTAGTACTgcaccaattttttttctacaaataaaatatttaaaagatggTTGTGTTTCTaaagaagtaagaaaaatagaaagtatGATAGAAATTAGAcgacaataacaataaataaaatttaaaaactatcttCCTGATTAAAGTAGTTAGGTTAACACATGAAATTTATGGCCCCGTACATGAGATTGTGATAAACTCATAAAAGGATGGTTTtgtcaaaaattatttgtaagaaagtacttgaaggaaaaaaaaatttaaaccaactTTGCTCAATCTTTCAAATTCGTGACCTTAAAGGTTTACAAAATTTCGATCAATGAAATGttaaggggtgaaattgaaaaggaaagttTCGATAAGaaaggattaaaaataaaacaaatagcaataaaaaaataaagaccaaatatgatataaaataaaatgaactaaaatattgagggatacaactgaaaagaaaaatcaattaagagaatgatataaaataatggaggatgcaattgaaaaaattatccaattaagagaatgatataaaatgttttgggatgcaattgaaaaaataatttaattaaaacaataattaaaaaaatcaaaatcaaaataacaagaatcaaatctgaaagctgaaaaaaacaaggaaaatttaattgaaaagaattCCAAATCTatgaataatctaaaataaaataaatagcaaaaaaaaaaaaaactattataccCCGTCTTCCAAAACCATTTGCGTTATGTTTAAAATAGCAAAATCTTCATTTTACTACTACAATTCAATCTAtaactaaagtaaaaaattacacaataaatattataacccttttatttcttttaactaGTTGACCTGGTCGCTTTATGTTAtgacttaaattaaaaattctttaaatataaaaaaatatcaagattatataaaaattattttttaaaaaataatttcgtaTACCAACCCATCAAGTCAGATTTATAGAGattaacaattttctttttagatttttaaaacaaaaatcacaagaTTTTCATAGCACGAAAGCTTAAGTTCGCAGGCCCAATACAAGAAAAGTTTACTTGATTCGAcccaattcaattaaaaaaaaaatgaaaataaaataaaggcaagCATTATGACCGAAAAAGCGCGAAGAATGGCATCCACTTCTGGAGAATCAAGAAGGAGAGAGAACGTTGATAGAGGATCTGACCGACTAGCTCTCATCACCTGTCAGATCCATGCCCTCCCACCCGGTTATCCATCTCAACCGTTGAATTCCCTGAACCCACCTCTTCATCTCTCCAATAAAATAACCGGTACGGTACCCCTACTCTCTCTCCTTCTCATGTTTGTTTATAGGAGTTTTGAGAGCCTACAAGAACTGAAaggatgtgtttgttttttatgttttcattatAGGCAGATGATGGCGCAGCCCAATTTCTGAGCGGCCCAAACAAGTCATTGGGCACCTTTCCTCTTCTGAAAGAGGAGAGGTGGTGTGGCTAAAAGAAAATGTCTTTACCATGTAAAGTTAGCATGGCTTGCATGTTTTTGTTAGCATTTCCGTTTGTTGAGGGGTGGAGGTATTCGAGGCGATCTATGGCTTGGATGGTTTTGATGGCATTTTCGTTTGCTGAGGGGTGGAGGTATTTGAGGCAATCTAGCATATTCTGCTGATGGAAAAGATGATCATGAGCCGACCACCATTGCTGCTGGACATGGTGGGAGCACTGTTAAACCATCTTCACGCGAATTTGACACAGTTGCGGAAGCATCAATAGCTTCTTCTGCGGAAACAAGCAGTAAAGTAGAATCATCTTTGGCCAAACCATCTAGGTCTACTTCAGGAACAGagcaaaacttaaaaaaccacAACGATGGATAAGTAGTTCTGTGACTCCATATCAAATAACCTCTGCCAATGCAGCATCAGAGAAATAATGCTAATGTTATCCGGCTCAATGCCCACAATTTGCATTTGAGCACGAGTACCCCGGATATCGTTGCTGTCCAAGATACTGTAGAGTCCTATAAGGAATTGAATCAAACGAAGCTCTCGCCTTTCTCATATGACCCAATCTAGAATTCCCGGAAAAGATACCATTCCATGAAATCGAATCTCTTTCAATCATTCCATCAAACACCTCGAGTTCATTCTTTATGGTAAATTAAACTTGGCCCAAACTTGCATAAATGGGCATGGGCTTGCTTACCCTTATCATAACAAACAAGCCCTGAACTGGATCATAACAAATGCTCTTCATAATGTGggtttctattattattattttatttaaaaatatattaaaatattttttttaaacaaacatattaaaacaataataataaaaaaaagtatgatgCACCGCCTTAGTTTTATGAGGTGATGGCTCCCCTGTACACTTCATTGTGTGCGTAGGCTCTTATCATTGCATTGTATAAATACTCATTTGATTCCTTCACTTGCTTAAACAGCAAGGTTGCGTAACCAAGATCCTCACTTTTATCACACATATCTACCATTTTTGTCACCAAGAAGTTGCTCTGTGAAAGTTAGTACTTGATAACGTGAGCATGGATGCTCTTCAACTATACAATGTCTTTTCAGTTCTGCAAAATGTGCACAAATAAATTCTCTAGTTCTCTGATTTTCAAGCCACCAATTCTTGTTGCCATTGCTTTCGGTGTTCTTGGTAATCAATGAATAGGGGGTTGTTTTCAGTGTTAAATGAGAGGCAGAAATTTGCAAACTTTTTGCGGTTTTGTTCAAAAAGTTTGTTACTTGATCAAGGAATGCAAGTACATGGAGCTTTAGTGAAAATGGGGTTTGGTTTTGACTTGATGTTAAGCAATGATCTAATAGTTATGTATGGAAAATGCGGTAGAGTAGGTGTTGCTTGTGATGTGTTTGATAGAATGCTAAAAAGAAATGTGGTTTCTTGGACGGCTCTTATGTGCGGGCACATACAAAATGGGAACCCGCTAGAGTCATTATTACTATTCTCCAAAATGGGCTTATCGGGTGTGAAACCGAATGATTTCACCTTTTCAACGAATCTTAAAGCCTGTGGTTTGTTGAATGGCCTAGATATTGGGAGACAAATTCATGATATTTGTGTGAAAACTGGATTTGATATGGTGAATGTGGTAGGGAATTCTATCATTGACATGTACTCAAAATGTGGAAGAATCAATGAAGCTGCCTGTATGTTTGAAGTTATGCCTGCAAGGAACCTTATAAGTTGGAATGCTATGATAGCAGGATATACTGTTGCAGGATTCTGTGAGAAAGCTCTagttttgtttcaaaaaatgCAAGAAGGTGGGGGATTCCTCGATGAATTCACGTTTACAAGCACGTTGAAAGCTTGCAGTGATCTTGGTGCAATCAAAGAAGGAAACCAAATTCATGCTTTCTTGATTACTGGTGGTTTCTTGTATTCTGTTAATACTGCTATTGCTGGTGCTCTCATTGATTTATATGTGAAATGTGGGAAGTTGTTCATGGCGAGAACAGTGTTTAGTCATATTGAAGAGAAACATGTGATATCATGGACGGCACTCATTCTTGGTTACGCTCAAGAAGGAAACTTAGCGGAGTCCATGGACTTGTTTAGGCAGCTTAGAGAGAGCAGCATCCAAGTTGATGGGTTTATTCTGTCAAGCATGATGGGCGTGTTCGCTGATTTTGCACTTGTTCAGCAAGGCAagcaaatgcatgcatttgcaATTAAAGTCCCCTCTGGTGTAGACATCTCAGTATGCAACTCAATTTTGGATATGTATCTGAAGTGTGGAATGATAAATGAGGCAGAGAGACTTTTCAGTGAAATGCCTGCTAGAAATGTGATTTCTTGGACAATTATGATCACTGGATATGGAAAGCATGGTCTCGGCAAAGAGGCAATTCGTCTCTTTGATGAAATGCAATTAGATAGTACTGAGCCTGATGATGTGACTTACTTGGCAGTGCTCTTAGGCTGTAGCCATTCAGGACTAGTAGAGAAAGGTCAAGAATACTTCTCAAGGTTATGCAGCTACCATGGGATCAAAGCTAGAGTAGAGCATTATGCATGCATGGTTGATCTCCTTGGCCGAGCTGGGCGCTTAAAAGAAGCTAAGAACCTCGTCGACAGCATGCCTCTAGAGGCAAATATAGGGATATGGCAGACATTGCTGAGTGCTTGCAGAGTACATGGAGACTTGGAATTGGGGAAAGAAGTAGGTAGCATTCTTTTGAGGTTAGACAGTGAAAATCCTGTTAATTATGTGATGATGTCCAACATTTATGCTGATGCAGGCTATTGGAAAGAATGTGAGAGAATAAGAGAATTGGTGAAGTCAAAGAAGTTAAAGAAAGAGGCAGGACGTAGTTGGGTAGAGATTGACAAGGAGGTACACTTTTTCTATGGCGGAGATGATACGCATCCCCTCACagagaaaatacatgaaatcttgaaagaaatggaGAGGAGGATGAAAGAAGAGTTAGGTTATGTTTACGGGGTTAAATATGCATTACACGATGTGGAAGAAGAGTCAAAGATGGATAACTTGAGAGTTCACAGTGAGAAGTTGGCAATAGGGTTGGCATTGGTTTGTGGGGGTTTAGAAGAGGGGAGAAAGGTGATTCGTGTATTCAAAAACTTGAGAGTTTGTGGGGATTGTCATGAGTTCATAAAGGGTTTATCGAAGATCTTGAGAGTAGTATTTGTGGTGAGAGATGCAAATAGATTTCACAGGTTTGAGGATGGCTTGTGCTCTTGCAGAGATTACTGGTGATTTTGTATTACAGTCATCTTACCCTCCTGAGATTTCATACCATTTTGGGCTTGGAAATCCCACTTAAGAGGCCTCCTTTAATGCTGCTGTAAAATTAGCTTCTGGCAGCCAGGAAAGAGAGGGACTATGGGATACAATATGGAAAAAACATGTAATTGACGTCATGGAGAGACGAGCAAGCATACAATTTGGA
The Populus nigra chromosome 3, ddPopNigr1.1, whole genome shotgun sequence genome window above contains:
- the LOC133689771 gene encoding putative pentatricopeptide repeat-containing protein At3g15130, with translation MNRGLFSVLNERQKFANFLRFCSKSLLLDQGMQVHGALVKMGFGFDLMLSNDLIVMYGKCGRVGVACDVFDRMLKRNVVSWTALMCGHIQNGNPLESLLLFSKMGLSGVKPNDFTFSTNLKACGLLNGLDIGRQIHDICVKTGFDMVNVVGNSIIDMYSKCGRINEAACMFEVMPARNLISWNAMIAGYTVAGFCEKALVLFQKMQEGGGFLDEFTFTSTLKACSDLGAIKEGNQIHAFLITGGFLYSVNTAIAGALIDLYVKCGKLFMARTVFSHIEEKHVISWTALILGYAQEGNLAESMDLFRQLRESSIQVDGFILSSMMGVFADFALVQQGKQMHAFAIKVPSGVDISVCNSILDMYLKCGMINEAERLFSEMPARNVISWTIMITGYGKHGLGKEAIRLFDEMQLDSTEPDDVTYLAVLLGCSHSGLVEKGQEYFSRLCSYHGIKARVEHYACMVDLLGRAGRLKEAKNLVDSMPLEANIGIWQTLLSACRVHGDLELGKEVGSILLRLDSENPVNYVMMSNIYADAGYWKECERIRELVKSKKLKKEAGRSWVEIDKEVHFFYGGDDTHPLTEKIHEILKEMERRMKEELGYVYGVKYALHDVEEESKMDNLRVHSEKLAIGLALVCGGLEEGRKVIRVFKNLRVCGDCHEFIKGLSKILRVVFVVRDANRFHRFEDGLCSCRDYW